In one Lolium rigidum isolate FL_2022 chromosome 3, APGP_CSIRO_Lrig_0.1, whole genome shotgun sequence genomic region, the following are encoded:
- the LOC124701921 gene encoding translocase of chloroplast 34, chloroplastic-like, whose translation MAAPIPREWTGLQQFPAATQTSLHELLGKLKEENVSTLTILVMGKGGVGKSSTVNSIVGERVANVSAFQSEGLRPMMCSRTRAGFTLNIIDTPGLIEGGYINEQAVEIIKRFLLEKTIDVLLYVDRLDTYRMDTLDEQVIRAITTSFGKAIWRRTLVVLTHAQLSPPDGIEYNDFLKRRSDSLLKYIRSGAGIGKRESADYPLPLALVENSGRCKTNENGAKILPDGTPWIPNLMKEITIVVSNGSKSIHVDQKLIDGPNPNNRWKKYIPLILAVQYFFVVKGIRRAIHSDIANGKLDDWEQRYRDLVGSGNPVDLKVSSSRNPKA comes from the exons ATGGCGGCGCCGATACCCCGCGAGTGGACTGGGCTGCAGCAGTTCCCGGCGGCCACCCAGACCAGCCTGCACGAGCTCCTCGGCAAGCTCAAGGAGGAG AATGTGAGCACATTGACGATTCTGGTCATGGGGAAGGGCGGTGTGGGCAAGTCGTCCACTGTCAACTCCATTGTCGGGGAGAGGGTCGCCAATGTCAGCGCCTTCCAG TCTGAGGGTCTGAGGCCGATGATGTGCTCCCGCACCAGGGCAGGATTCACCTTGAACATTATCGACACTCCTGGCCTCATTGAAGGTGGATACATCAATGAGCAGGCTGTTGAGATCATTAAGAG GTTTCTTCTGGAGAAGACCATTGATGTCCTCCTGTATGTGGATCGCCTGGATACATATAGAATGGATACATTGGATGAACAAGTTATAAGAGCCATCACTACTTCATTTGGAAAGGCCATTTGGCGAAGAACATTGGTTGTACTGACCCATGCCCAACTCTCTCCACCTGATGGAATTGAATATAATGATTTCCTTAAAAGAAGATCAGATTCTCTGTTGAAGTACATCCGTTCTGGTGCAGGAATCGGCAAACGAGAATCTGCG GATTATCCCTTGCCATTAGCTTTGGTAGAGAACAGTGGAAGGTGCAAGACCAACGAGAATGGCGCGAAG attcttcctgacgGAACTCCATGGATTCCAAACCTGATGAAAGAAATTACTATTGTCGTCTCAAATGGGAGCAAGTCCATTCATGTTGATCAGAAATTAATCGATGGTCCAAACCCCAACAATCGCTGGAAGAAGTACATACCTCTCATCCTTGCGGTGCAG TACTTTTTTGTCGTAAAAGGAATCCGAAGGGCGATTCATTCTGACATTGCGAATGGGAAGCTGGATGACTGGGAGCAGCGTTACAGAGACTTGGTTGGAAGCGGTAACCCGGTAGACCTGAAAGTTTCGTCATCCCGCAATCCCAAGGCCTGA
- the LOC124697393 gene encoding uncharacterized protein LOC124697393, with the protein MDLSDDWRFLFPVASIFNPPSLARPDASRGPLLFSPLPPPAPLLSLPSPFPPPLHASTTGDLFHALRHFLSSTSFLPYSHLRSLSAPLLAAPSPPFPPPSNLLAALRARSPSTSLLLFFPHGKNAENIAFSTLDPSSLAISAPLVVQSDGLKHPGHRILQLAASPAQPSWPSQQNDTHLEGFLLAATLYSVNWFRVEPGNSGSPALAPLAKQGFDAAVVHACWSKHFPSQCAVLLETGELCWFDLDTRLGGKTKVGLGSNGDDFGDWLSCVYGAQPWMVIVASTKAVLSVDLRFADRGEYKVLARVGVPGLFETEPFDVIEHYLAFCKAGFDDFHMSVVTERHLILLDARQPLTPVLSWQHGLDRPNHVAMFRLSELRPSKEHDWASDSGFAILVGSFWNGEFSLFCYGPKEQGCPDNSHLYAWDIPSRLSLTGQHCGCSKGIMEEVFSTHVPGRGGYSCQHGANSILGYYVLPDEISVSEPTSSSFALIRLTASGKLEMQQYCASGDLRDDIDTLCDESEHAPMDICSPIFVDTQEENDSTKLRFLKLRFLSEYLKGNLCSALAKHDTNVIEDGEKITISEDVSTFAEENARSSLLSVSDFLCNASVPLNAFEIACQSILSGLSSDILQISFSKYKDMLKSGTKEGLLEYLEVPRCLPHNELRPFLLAKPSSTGEKLTSKVISQNAIVGPVLPIPVLLAMEEMNKGTESPDDRETAETDFVHDRCSEVREAFVPETSIAEADWFSQQKLNEKNSFFVYRPRTENRFTLDETAIKKETEEQNVGDRGCSQTSAAPYKDENFMEFVCGKVGSPHSGPEQATSDLFDFSPLKMNFDSRDLNIQPAEEKIYKCLKKQFLTWQKNFKPYQEFCSSYEIQKPS; encoded by the coding sequence ATGGACCTCTCCGACGACTGGCGCTTCCTCTTCCCCGTCGCCTCCATCTTCAACCCGCCGTCGCTCGCCCGGCCGGACGCCTCCCGCGGGCCGCTCCTCTTCTCGCCCCTCCCGCCGCCCGCCCCGctcctctccctcccctcccccttCCCCCCGCCGCTGCACGCCTCCACCACCGGCGACCTCTTCCACGCCCTCCGCCacttcctctcctccacctccttcCTCCCCTACTCCCACCTCCGCTCCCTCTCCGCCCCCCTCCTCGCCGCGCCGTCCCCGCCCTTCCCGCCGCCATCCAATCTGCTCGCCGCCCTCCGCGCCCGCTCCCCCTCgacctccctcctcctcttcttcccccaCGGCAAGAACGCGGAGAATATCGCATTCTCCACCCTGGACCCGTCGTCCCTTGCGATCTCCGCGCCCCTCGTCGTCCAGAGTGACGGGCTCAAGCACCCGGGGCACCGCATACTGCAGCTCGCCGCCTCCCCTGCACAGCCGTCCTGGCCGTCACAGCAGAATGACACCCATCTCGAAGGCTTCCTGCTTGCTGCGACTCTATACTCAGTTAACTGGTTCAGAGTCGAGCCGGGGAATTCGGGCTCCCCGGCGCTCGCACCGCTGGCCAAGCAGGGGTTCGATGCCGCTGTCGTGCACGCCTGCTGGAGCAAGCATTTTCCATCGCAGTGCGCGGTGCTGCTGGAGACCGGGGAGCTGTGCTGGTTTGACCTGGATACACGGCTCGGAGGCAAGACAAAGGTTGGTCTTGGCAGCAATGGTGATGACTTCGGGGACTGGCTGAGCTGCGTGTATGGAGCGCAACCCTGGATGGTGATCGTCGCGAGCACAAAGGCCGTTCTCTCGGTCGATTTGAGGTTTGCGGATCGCGGCGAGTACAAGGTTCTAGCGAGAGTCGGGGTGCCAGGGCTGTTTGAAACCGAGCCTTTCGACGTGATCGAGCATTACCTTGCGTTCTGCAAGGCCGGGTTTGACGATTTCCACATGTCAGTGGTCACGGAGCGTCACTTGATCCTCCTTGATGCGAGGCAGCCGTTGACGCCCGTGTTGTCTTGGCAGCATGGGCTTGACAGACCCAATCACGTCGCTATGTTCCGCCTATCCGAATTGAGACCTTCCAAGGAACATGACTGGGCTTCTGATTCAGGTTTTGCCATTTTGGTTGGTTCATTCTGGAACGGGGAGTTCAGCTTGTTCTGCTACGGGCCTAAGGAGCAGGGATGTCCAGACAACTCCCATTTATATGCATGGGACATTCCTTCACGGCTTTCTCTGACAGGTCAGCATTGTGGTTGCAGCAAAGGAATCATGGAAGAGGTATTCTCGACGCATGTTCCAGGGCGTGGCGGCTATTCTTGCCAGCACGGTGCGAACTCCATCCTTGGCTACTATGTGCTTCCAGATGAGATCTCGGTGTCGGAGCCAACGTCCTCCAGCTTTGCTTTGATCCGGCTGACAGCATCGGGGAAGTTAGAGATGCAACAGTATTGTGCATCTGGAGATTTGCGTGATGACATTGACACCTTATGTGATGAATCAGAACATGCACCCATGGATATTTGTTCACCCATTTTTGTCGACACTCAGGAAGAAAATGACTCAACCAAACTACGATTCTTGAAGCTGCGTTTCCTATCTGAATATCTGAAGGGCAATCTATGCAGTGCATTGGCGAAGCATGATACTAATGTTATCGAAGACGGGGAGAAAATTACTATTAGTGAAGATGTGTCAACATTTGCAGAGGAGAACGCTAGATCCAGTTTGCTATCAGTTTCAGATTTTCTATGTAATGCTAGTGTCCCCCTGAACGCTTTTGAAATTGCATGTCAGAGCATATTGAGCGGTCTATCTTCAGATATTCTTCAGATCTCCTTCTCTAAGTACAAGGATATGCTAAAGTCCGGTACAAAAGAAGGCTTATTAGAATATTTAGAAGTTCCTAGATGTTTGCCGCATAATGAACTTCGGCCTTTCCTGTTAGCAAAACCATCAAGCACAGGTGAGAAGCTGACTAGCAAAGTGATATCTCAAAATGCTATTGTTGGACCAGTGCTCCCTATACCTGTTCTGCTTGCAATGGAAGAGATGAACAAGGGCACAGAAAGCCCTGATGACAGAGAAACTGCAGAAACCGACTTTGTACACGATCGATGTAGTGAAGTTCGTGAAGCCTTTGTTCCTGAAACATCCATTGCTGAGGCAGACTGGTTCTCCCAACAGAAGCTGAATGAAAAGAATTCCTTTTTTGTTTACAGGCCTCGGACTGAGAATAGGTTTACTCTTGATGAAACTGCTATCAAGAAGGAAACAGAAGAGCAAAATGTTGGTGATCGTGGATGTTCTCAAACATCTGCAGCACCATACAAGGATGAGAACTTCATGGAATTTGTTTGTGGAAAAGTTGGTAGTCCTCATTCTGGGCCAGAACAAGCCACATCTGATTTGTTTGATTTCAGCCCACTGAAGATGAATTTTGATTCCAGAGACCTAAATATTCAGCCTGCTGAAGAAAAAATATACAAATGCTTGAAGAAACAATTTTTAACCTGGCAAAAAAATTTCAAGCCATACCAAGAGTTTTGTAGCTCATATGAAATACAAAAGCCGTCATAA